The DNA segment GCCAGAAGATCAATACGAGCGCATCATGGCTGAGGGCCTGCTTTAAACTTGTCGATGAGAGAGAAGGGATCATTTCGGCATCCTGCCCGACATGACAGGCTGCACAAAACCATAAATGCCCCCAAATAGGAATGAACCATATGACACATAAGGAAACAATCCCCTTAAAATTTATTCAAttgaatctcttttttttttgtacaaaagaaaatgtgacAATTTTTTGTTCGTGCAAGATAAATTGTTATTTTTGACATTTCCAAGAAACGGGAAAATGGAGGCTCATTGTTGGGTTGACATGTCACAACGCCGTTTCCAGCAAGTAGCAGACCACGCGGAACCGAGTCTCCGGATGAAATAGGTGGCGAAAAAGTGTCAAGTGAAGATTAGGTTGGGTGGCGGCGGTCACTTTCTGGGCTGGGCGGCCATGTAGAGTGCCACCAGGCAATAGAGAGCGCCCCCTACGGTTAGGGCCATGGTGGTGCGGTACAGCAGCCTGTCGGGGACGCCGCGCTTCAGGTGAATGGGGATGCCGTCCGATTtctaaaatacaaaaagaaaaaaccctGAAAAGTTTCTTGGCTTGAATAAAAGATAGTTGCTGCAATTACGAAAACATCAATACGCTAATTACTCTTGCGTTATTGATCCCGCCGTGCTGTTCCGTTCCTCCCGGTGGTGAGGTGGTGATTGATTCGCCAAGGCCAAATCGAAGGGAAAAGTGTACCGAAATGTGTTGCTTTTTGAAAAGAACATTACCTGGAATATTCTCTGAAGGTCGGGCACCTTGTTGGCCCCCAAGTATTCCACCACCGGTTTTGCTTCTGACACCACTTTGGTGGGCGTGGCAAAAATCAGGGATGATGATTCGGCTGGTGCTGCTGGCCTCAAACCCTGCACAATGAATCAAAACCAGTAAGCCACCCAAAATGGCTGCGATATGGAATTTA comes from the Syngnathus typhle isolate RoL2023-S1 ecotype Sweden linkage group LG18, RoL_Styp_1.0, whole genome shotgun sequence genome and includes:
- the LOC133142984 gene encoding cytochrome c oxidase subunit 7A-related protein, mitochondrial — its product is MYYKFSGITQKLAGSSSTAYAPQGLRPAAPAESSSLIFATPTKVVSEAKPVVEYLGANKVPDLQRIFQKSDGIPIHLKRGVPDRLLYRTTMALTVGGALYCLVALYMAAQPRK